CGCGGCACTGCACCAAGCACAATTATCTGGTGAAGGATGTCGCGAAGCTGGAAGGCGTGTTGCGCGAAGGCTTCCAGATCGCCGGATCGGGGCGCCCCGGCCCCATCGCCATCGATATTCCTAAGGATGTGCAACTGGCGCGGGCCCCCTGGCCGGGCGTCGCTGCGCCGATGCGCGCTTCCTATCGCCCGGCCTTCGCTGCCGAGGATCAGGCGCTGGCCCGCGCGGTGGAGATGCTGGCGCAGGCGCGGCGCCCGGTGTTCTACACTGGCGGCGGTGTTATCAATGCAGGCTCTGCGGCCAGCGAGGCCCTGCGTGAGATCGCTACGCTGAGCGGGGCGCCGGTCACCTCCACGCTGATGGGGCTGGGGGCCTTTCCGGCAAGCTCGCCGCAATGGCTGGGGATGCTGGGCATGCATGGCACCTATGAAGCCAATCTGGCGATGCATGAGGCCGATCTGATCGTGGCTGTGGGCGCGCGTTTCGACGATCGCGTGACGGGGCGGCTGGATGCCTTCGCGCCCCATGCTCGGAAGGTGCATATCGACATTGACCGCAGCTCCATCGGCAAGAATGTGCCCGTGGATGTGGCGATCAACGCCGATGCGGCGCAGGCCTTGCGCGGGATGACTGCGCAATGGCGCGATGCGGGCCATCAGGCGCAGGACCTTTCGCCATGGTGGCGCCGGATTGACGAATGGCGCGCGCGCGATTGCCTCGCCTTTGAGCAACCGCCTGAGGGCATCGCCCCTCAGGCTGCCTTGCAGGCCCTGTGGCGACAGGTGGCTCACCGCGATCCCATCGTCAGCACAGAGGTGGGGCAGCATCAGATGTGGGCCGCTCAGCATCTGGGTTTCGAGGCCCCGCGCCGCTGGCTGACCAGCGGCGGGCTGGGCACGATGGGCTATGGCCTGCCCGCTGCCATCGGCGCACAGGCGGCCAATCCCGGGCGGCTGGTGATCGATGTCTCGGGCGATGCCTCGTTTCAGATGAACATGCAGGAGATGTCGACCGCCGTGCAGTTCCGCCTGCCGGTCAAGATTTTCCTGCTCAACAATGAGCTGCTCGGCATGGTCCGGCAGTTGCAGGATGTCGATTACGGCGGGCGCTATGCCGCCAGCTATTCGGAATCCCTGCCCGATTTTGTCGAACTGGCGCGCGCCTATGGCTGGCACGGGCTGCGTATCGATGACCCCGCCGATCTGGAAGCGGGCATCGCCGAGATGATCGACCATCCCGGCCCGGTGCTGGTCGATGTGCGCGTGGCCCGTTTCGACAATTGCTATCCCATGGTGCCCAGCGGCGCCGCGCATAACCAGATGCTGCTCGGCCCCCATGATCGCCTGCCTGACCGTCGGATGCTGGCTCAGGATGCGGAAGCCTTGCTGTGACCTCTCAAACCCAACCTCAACCCGGCCGGATTGACGGCCCCGATGGAAAGTTCACTCCGATGACCACCACGATCTCGTCCGACCGGCAGGAGCTGGTCGCCTCGCTGGAGATGATGGACCAGCGGTTGCTGTGGCTGTCCTCCTGGATGATCCACAATGCCAACCATATCCGCGAAAAGACTGACGGGCTGAAGGTGGGCGGCCATCAGGCCAGCTGCGCCTCGATGACGGCGATCATGGCGGCGCTGTACTTCCACGCGCTGGGGCCGAATGACAAGGTGGCGGTCAAGCCGCATGCCGGGCCGGTGTTGCATGCGATCCACTATCTGCTGGATGAGCAGACGCGCGAGAAGATGGAGGCCTTCCGCGGCCTTGGCGGCGTGCAGAGCTATCCCAGCCGCACCAAGGATGTGATCCCGGTCGATTTCTCCACCGGCTCGGTCGGGCTGGGCGTGGCGATTACCGCTTTCACCTCTCTGGTTCAGGATTATCTGATCGCGCATGGTCAGGTGAAGGAAGAGAATGCCGGGCGGATGATCGCGCTGATGGGCGATGCCGAGCTGGATGAGGGCAACATCTATGAATGCCTGATCGAGGGCTACAAGCACGATCTGCGCAATTGCTGGTGGGTGGTCGATTACAACCGCCAGTCGCTGGATGCCACCACTGCCGACCGTATGTTCCGCCGTTTCGACGATATTTTCGAGACCTGCGGCTGGCGCGTGGTGACGCTCAAGCATGGCCGCCACCAGCGCGAGGCCTTCGCCCGCCCGGGGGGCAAGGCGCTGGAGGAATGGATCGACAGCTGCCCCAATGCCGAATTCGCGGTGCTGACCTATCAGGGCGGCAGCCATTGGCGTGAACGCCTGATGGCCGATATCGGCGACAAACCCAACGTGAAGGCGCTGCTCGACAGCTTTGACGATGCGGGTCTGGCGCGGCTGATGACCAATCTGGGCGGCCACTGTGTGGAATCGCTGATCGATGCTTTCGACAGCGCTCAGGATGATCGGCCCACGCTGTTTATCGCCTATACGGTGAAGGGGCAGGGCCTGCCGCTGGCCGGGCACAAGGACAATCACTCGGGCATGATGAGCCCGACCCAGATGGAGCAGTTCCGCGACAGTCTGGGCATCACCCCCGGCACGGAATGGGACAAGTGGTGCGGTCTGGGTGAAAATGTCGCCCAGTCCTTGCAGGCTTTCGTCAACGATAGCCCGATCGCCCACCACCGCCGCGAAAGCGCCGCGCCCACCGTGCCGGTGCCCGCCATCCCCGCGCCCACCGGAGCCGAGCAATCGACTCAGGCGGCCTTCGGCAAGATCATGCACGAACTGGCCAAGGGCGGCGAGGAACTGGCCGACCGCATCGTCACCACCGCGCCCGATGTGACCCAGACCACCAATCTGGGCGCCTTCGTCAATCAGCGCGGGCTGTTCCGGCGGCAGGAGCTGGGCGATGTGTTCCTGAAGGCCAAGATCCCCTCGACCCAGAAATGGCTGCAGCACACGGCGGGCCAACATATCGAGCTGGGCATTGCCGAGAGCAATTTCTTCCTCGTGCTGGCCGCGCTCGGGCTGGCCGGGCCGCATTTCGGCACGCGGCTGCTGCCGGTGGGCACGGTCTATGATCCCTTTATCGCGCGCGGGCTCGATGCGCTGAACTATGGCTGTTATCAGGACAGCCGCTTCCTGCTGGTCGGCACGCCTTCGGGCATCACGCTGGCCGCCGAGGGTGGCGCGCATCAGTCGATCAACACGCCGCTGATCGGCATGGGCCAGCCCGGCCTCACCACCTATGAGCCGGCCTTTGCCGATGAGGTGGCGCTGACCATGGCGCATGCTTTCGATATCATGCAGCGCCCGGATGGCTCCTCGGTCTATCTGCGCCTCTCCACCCGCAGCATCCCGCAGGTGACGCGCGAGGATGGCAGCTGGCAGGCCGATGCGCTGGCGGGCGCCTATTGGCTGCGTCGCCCCGGCCCCGATGCCACGGCGGCGATCATCTTCTCCGGCGTGGTCGCGCCCGAGGCGCTGGCGGCGTGGGAACAGCTGGCGGATGATATTCCGGGGCTGGGGCTGATGAATGTCACCTCGCCCGATCTGCTGCATCGCGGCTGGTCCGCCTCGCGCGGGGCGCGCTGGAAGGATGAGGCGCCGGTGCCTTCGCATATCGACCGCTTGCTGGGCGATCTGGCACCGGGCGCGGGGCTGGTGACAGTGCTGGATGGCTCGCCAGCGGCCCTGTCGTGGATCGGCGGGGTGCGCGGCAATCGCATCAGCCCGCTGGGCACCGACCGCTTCGGCCAGACCGGCAATCTTTCAGACCTTTACCGCACCTACCGGCTGGACAGCGAGGCGATCATCGACGCTGCCGCCGAACTGTTTCTGGGGAACTGACATGGCCATTGAATTGAGCATGCCGGCGCTGTCGCCGACGATGGAGAAGGGCACTTTGGCCCGCTGGCTGGTGAACGAGGGCGATCTCGTGAAAGCCGGCGACCAGATCGCCGAAATCGAGACTGACAAGGCGACGATGGAATTCGAAGTGGCCGATGGCGGGCGCGTGCTGCGCCTGCTGGTCCCGGCGGGCAGCGAGAATGTTGCCGTGGGCACGGTGATCGCCGTGCTGGGCGATGCGGGGGAGGTGGTGGCTGAAACTGCTTCTGCCGCCGCGCCGGTTGTGGCGGAGAAGGCAGCGCCTGTCGCGCCTGCACCTGTCGTGGCTGTGGTGGAAGCCCCGGTCGCTGCCGCACCGCTGGTGCTGGATCGCTCGATCCCGGCCACGCCGCTGGCAAGGCGGGTCGCGGCGATCAAGGGTGTCGATCTGGGCAAGGTGCAGGGCAGCGGATCGCGCGGGCGCATCGTGGTGGCGGATCTGGGCGCGGCGATCCCCACGCGCGTTGCCCCGGTTGCGCCGCTGGCTGTTGCCGCGCCGGTGATCGCGCCGCCACCCGAGGGCGTGCCGGTGGTCAGCGAGAAGCTGTCGGGCATGCGCAAGACCATCGCCCGCCGTCTGACGGAATCCAAGCAGCAGGTGCCGCATTTCTACCTGACCTCGCGCTGCAATCTGGACGCCTTGCTGGCGCTGCGCGGTGAGCTGAACGCGGGCCTTGCCGGGCGCGGGGTGAAGCTTTCGGTCAATGATATGCTGATCAAGGCGCTGGCTCTGGCGCTGGTGGCGGTGCCCGATGCCAATGTGCAGTTCGGCGGCGATGTGCTGCATCGCTTTGGCCGGGTCGATGTCTCGATGGCGGTGGCGATCCCGGGCGGGCTAGTGACGCCGGTGCTGCGCGATGTGGCCTCGCTCTCGCTTTCGGCGATTGCCGGGCAAAGCAAGGCGCTGGCCGAAAAGGCGCGCGATGGCCGCCTGACGCCTGAGGATTATCAGGGCGGCACCGTCTCGCTCTCCAATCTCGGCATGTTCGGGGTGGATGAGATGTTCCCGGTGATCAATCCGCCTCAGGCGCTGATCCTCGGCACGGCGGCGGGTGTGCGTCAGCCTTGGGATGTAAAGGGCGAGATCGCTCTGGCCACGATCATGGCGGCCACGGCCAGCTTCGATCATCGCGCCATCGATGGTGCGGTGGCGGCGCAATTTATGGCCGCCTTGCGCGATCTGATCGAGGCCCCGATCCAGTTGGTGGCCTGAACACAGGCAAAAAAGGGGGGGGCGGCATCCTGTGCCGCCCCCTTATTGTATGCGTTAGAAGGTAACCTTGCCCGTTACGCCAAAGGTGCGCGGCGGCTGGCCGTAAGACACCGGATAGCCGATGGCCTGTGATGTCGCATTGTTCAGCACAATGGCATTGAGCAGGTTGCGGCCCCAGATCGAGACCGTCAGTGCGCTATGCGCGGGTTGCCAGCTCAGCGAGCTGTTAAGCAGCGTATAGGCGCCTTGAGTCAGGAAGTTATCCGCCTCGAACTTGTAATTGCCGTTGTAATTTCCGGTAACATTGGCGTGGAATGTGCCGGACGAGAACTGCTTTTCATAGTCCAGCGCCAGCGTGCCCACGAATTTCTGCGATTGCGGGATGCGGTTGCCCGAAGCATCCACGCTGATCAGCGTGGCGCCGCCCGTTGCCTTGGGAATGCTGCCCACGGCATTGGGATAGGAGGTGAAATGGGCATGCAGCATTTCAAAGCCGCCGCTCAGGCTGAACTCTGAGGTCAACTTGGCGTTGAAATCGACATCCAGACCATAGAGCCGCGCTCTGGCGCCGTTCACCACCGTCTGCGAGACGCCGACGAACTGCGTCACCTGCAGATTGTCGTAATTATAGTAGAAGCCGCCCGCGTTCAGGCGCAGCCGCCGACCGAAGAGTTCGGTCTTGAAACCGGCCTCATAGGCGTCGAGCTTTTCGGGCAGATAGGCCGGGTTGGAAGGCGTGAGAATGTTGAAGCCGCCGCTCTTGATCCCGCGATTGTAGGAGACATAGCCCAGAACCGTCGAGGTGAACTGATGACTGAGCGCTGCGCGCCAGGTCGGCTTGTTGATCGTCAGCGGGGCGGGGTTGTAGTTCACATTGATCGTGTTGCCATTGTAGAGGTTGAGCAGCGCATTGCCCACCAATTCGCGCTTTTCATAGGTGTATCGCGCGCCCAGCGTCAGCGTGGTGTCCTTCAGCAGGGTGATGTCCATCTGGCCGAAGGGCGCGACGGATTGCGTTTTTTCAGAGCCATAGGTCAGCGTGCTCTGGTTCGCGGTGGGCGGACCGTTGGTGGCGCCGTAGAAGGTGGGGAAGAAGTCGCGGAAGACGGGCGAATTGCTGTTGCGGTTGAAGAAATAGAACACGCCGAAGGTGTATTTCACCGGGCCGTTGCCGACCGAGGACAGTTGCAGTTCCTCCGAGAAGGACTTGTTCGGCTGATTGCCAGGCGCCACGCCGACATAGAAGATGGGCGTGCCGCTGGGCGCATCGTCAAACAAATAGCTGGTGGTGCCCTGCCGATAGGCGGTGATCGAGGTCAGCTTGGCAAAGGACAGCCGGTGCTCCGCCGTCAGGCTGACGCCGCCTCCATGATAGGCCGCATAGGGATCGATTGGCGAGGCGGTGTCCTGCTTGCCCGCCAGCCTGGTGGCAGGCCCCACGAAGGTGGTGCCGGGATAGGGCACGAAGGTATAGGTATACTGCTTGCGATCCATATAATCGCCGATCAGCATCAAGGACGTGTCCGCATCGGGCTCATAAAGCAGCTTGCCGCGCAGCGAAAGCGAATGGGCCAGCTTGAACGTGTCATTGCCGGTCACCAGATTGGTACCCCAGCCGCGCCCCTGCGTGGCGTAATCCACTGAAATGCTGGCCGCCAGATCCTTGGCGACACCGCCGGTCAGATAGGCACCGGTGCGCAGCGTGGCGTAATTGTCGATCTCCGCCTTGACCTGTCCGGAGAACTCCTGCGTCGGGCGCTTGGTGGTGATCTGGATCACGCCGCCGGTGGAATTGCGCCCGAACAGCGTGCCTTGCGGGCCTTTCAGCACGGCGATCTGCTCCACATCGGGCAGTTCGCGGTTGCTCTCGTTCTGATTGGCCAGATAGACGCCATCGATGTAGAGCGCGACGGGGTTCTCCACCACATTGCTCGACGTGCCGATGCCGCGGATCGACGGCTGGAACACGCCGCCGCCCGAGGTACGCGAGTTCAGCCCCGGCGCCACCAGGCTGAGCGTGGGCAGGCTGACCACGCCCGAGCGCGTCAGCTGGGTGTTGTTCAGCGCGGTGACGACAATCGGCACCTTCTGCAGATTTTCAGACCGGCGCTGCGCGGTCACGATGATGTCGCCCACACCGTTGTCGGCGGCGGGCTGCGGGGCGCTGCCCTGATCGCCATCGGCTGGCTGAGCAGCTGGTGGCGGGGTCGCTTGCGCCTGCGCCGTCACGGCGGTGATGAGTGACATCGCAGCGGCGCAGGTCAGCAAGCCGCACTTCCTCTTGTTCATTCGGGCTCTCCCAGATCGCCGGGTTCTTTCGACCGCTGGCGGCTATATTTCACCATGACAGAGATGATGGCGAAGGAGAGCTTGTTCGATTTTGCCTATATGCGAAACGATGGCAAAGAGCATATCCCGATGCTGACGGTGTATCGCTGATGAGGGGCATGGTTCCTCTCAAGCCGGGCGATAGGTGAACCCAAAGCCGCGCGTGCGGTCCAGCGCGGGGGAGGGCGCGCCGGCGCCGTTGAGAATGCCGCGGAAGGTCGCAGCCAGATCGCTGGTCAGCAGCTCCATGGTGAAGAGATAGCGCGGGCGATCGGCGGGCGGGCCGGGCTGGATGTCGGCCAGAATATCCCTTGTGCCGCTCAACACGCCTGCCTTGCCCATCAGTTCGGGCTGATGCACGTGATCGTACCAGTCATCATAGGCTGCTTCCTGACCCGCCACGGCATCGCCGAAAGCCAGAATGATCGTGCGCTCCTTTGTGCCGGGCGCCGCGCCTTGCGGCTCGCCGCCCACGCCCGGCGTGGTGGGGCGATAGGAGCGATAGGCGAAGGTCTGGACCGAGGCGGAGCTTTCCGGCGGCCACACCTGGCCCAGCGCGCCGCGCCGGGCGATTTCGCGCGCCGCCATGTCAAAACCGGCGGACTGGATCGTGTAGATCGTCAGATGCGCGGGCGTTTTTCTGGCGGTATGGCGCAGCTCCAGCGGGCCCGGCACGAAATGATGTGCTGCGAGGACGCCGGGGATGGAAAGCATGGTTCGGGCTGCGGCTGCCCTTTGCCATTGGGCATAGGCCTCTTCCTGCCCGGGCAGGGGATCGCTGAAGATCAGCAGGGAATGGTGGCCGGGTGACGACGGCGCCGCCCATGCACGCGTAGCACCACAGGCGATCATGCCTGCCCCCATCCCGACCAGCGTGGTAAAATCGCGCCGTGTGATTGTCGCTTTCATGAATCCCTCCTGGCTGGCCTGTGAGGCGCCGCTTCGGGCGGAGGATAGTCCCGCGCAGATGGGTGAGAGTGATGCCATCTTCGCAAGACCGATGCCTTTAAAGGCATCGCTTTCTAGCGCTCTCCGGCGATGGCCTGCATTGCTTTGGGAAACTCGATCTTGAGATAATCGAGCGCCCCGCGAATTTTCGGCGAAAGATGGCGCCTTTGCGGATAGACGGCCCAGATCGGTTCCTCATCGGCCTGCCAATCGGGCAGAAGTGGACGCAAGGCGCCGCTGCGCAGATGCTTGTTGACGTAGAATTCGGGCAGTTGGCAAATGCCCATGCCCGCCAGGCAGGCCTCCAGTACCGCATGACCACTGTTGCAGCGAAACCGGCTGGAGGGGCGCAACTGGATCGCCTCGCCACCTTGCTTGAAATGCCAGATGGTGCTGGTGCCGATCAGGCATTCATGGTTGGTCAGATCCTCGGCGGTTCCGGGCGTGCCGTTGCTTTCCAGATAGGCCGGCGCCGCGCAGGTCACAAAAGCGCGCGAGGCGATGCGGGTGCTGATCAGACGGGAATCCCGCAGATCGCCGGTGCGGATCGCCAGATCATAGCCCTCACCCACCAGATCGACGAGCCGGTTGGTCAGATCGATGACCATGGTGATCCGGGGATGCTGCAGCGCGAAACGGCGCATGATCGGGGCCAGCACCTGCTCGCCCATCGCCATGGAGCAGGTGATGCGCAATTCGCCTTGGGGTTCGCTGCGGTCGGTGATGAGGGCGAGGGCATCGTCGCGGTCCTCGATCAGGCGCAGGCAATGTTCCAGAAAGGTGCGTCCGGTGTCGGTCAGCTTCACCACCCGCGTGGTGCGATGCAGCAACTGGACTTGAAGCCGCTGCTCCAGCGCCATCACCGCGCGGCTGATATGGGTCAGCGAGGTGCCGAGCATCTCTGCTGCTCTGGTGAAGGAGCCGCCTTTGGCGACCGCCACAAACTCCTCGATCCCGTCCCAGTCTGACATTTATTATCCCAAATATGGTATAATGATTTCCAAATATCGGTCTTTATCACAAGGCGCGGCTTTGGGTAGAGCTTCAGGATCAGAACAATCGGCAAGGGCAGCATGGCCGGATCGTGCCGCGCCGGGGGCCGCCATATGGCGGGTTTCGCACTGCCCTGAAACGCCGAAATGCATCGTGTCCGAAAGGGAAGCTTGAGATGAAGACCCGCGCCGCCGTCGCCTTTGCGCCCAAGACTCCGCTGGAGATCGTGGAAGTCGATCTGGAAGGCCCCAAGGCGGGCGAAGTGCTGGTCGAGATCATGGCGACGGGCATCTGCCACACCGATGCCTACACGCTGGACGGCTTCGATTCCGAGGGCATCTTCCCCTCGATCCTCGGCCATGAGGGCGCAGGGATTGTGCGCGAGGTTGGCCCGGGCGTCACCTATGTGAAGCCCGGCGACCATGTGATCCCGCTCTACACGCCCGAATGCCGCCAGTGCAAAAGCTGCCTCTCGGGCAAGACCAACCTCTGCACCGCGATCCGCGCCACGCAGGGCAAGGGCTTGATGCCCGACGGCACCACGCGCTTTTCTTACAAGGGCCAGCCGATCTTCCACTATATGGGCTGCTCGACCTTCAGCAACTTCACCGTGCTGCCAGAGATCGCCGTGGCCAAGATCCGTGAGGATGCGCCGTTCCAGTCCAGCTGCTACATCGGCTGCGGCGTCACCACGGGCGTGGGCGCGGTGGTGAACACCGCCAAGGTGCAGGTGGGCGACAATGTGGTGATCTTTGGTCTGGGCGGCATTGGTCTGAACGTTATTCAGGGCGCGCGTCTGGCAGGGGCCAACAAGATCATCGGCGTCGATATCAACCCCGACCGCGAGGAATGGGGCCGCCGCTTCGGCATGACCGATTTCCTCAACACCAAGGGCATGAGCCGCGAGGACATTGTCGCGAAAATCGTGCTGATGACCGATGGCGGCGCCGATTACACCTTCGACGCCACCGGCAACACCGAGGTGATGCGCACCGCTCTGGAAGCCTGTCACCGCGGTTGGGGCACCAGCATCATCATCGGCGTGGCCGAGGCTGGCAAGACCATCGAAACCCGCCCCTTCCAGCTGGTCACGGGTCGCAACTGGCGCGGCACGGCCTTTGGCGGGGCCAAGGGCCGCACCGATGTGCCCAAGATCGTCGACATGTACATGACCGGCAAGATCGAGATCGACCCGATGATCACCCATGTCATGGGGCTGGAAGAGATCAACGATGCCTTCACCCTGATGCATGAGGGTAAAAGCATCCGCAGCGTCGTGGTGTTCTGATGAGCGCAATCGCCCTGCTGGAGCGTTATTACGCCGCCTTCAACGCCGGAGACAGGCCCGCCATGCTGGCCTGCCTTACCGACGATGTGGCGCATGACATCAACCAGGGCGAACGCCAGACGGGCAAGGCGGCCTTCACCGCCTTCCTCGCCCATATGGACCGCTGCTACGCCGAGCAGCTGAGCGATATCACCCTGATGGCCCATACCGATGGCACGCGGGCGGCAGCGGAATTCACCGTCCACGGCCAGTATCTCGCCACAGACGAAGGCCTGCCCGAGGCCACCGGTCAGCGCTACGTCCTGCCCGCCGGGGCCTTCTTCACCCTGCGCGATGGGCTGATCTGCCGCATCAGCGTCTATTACAATCTGCCCGAATGGACCCGGCAGGTCAGCCTCTGATCCTGCATAACGATAACCTTGCCGAGCGGGTCAATGCCGCTCGCTGACGATGGAGAGTGACGATGTCAGTGATTTCTGGTGACGGCGTTTTCAGCCATGTGTTCATCGGCGCCGCCGATCTCGAAGCCTCGACGCGCTTTTACGATGACGTGCTGGGCGCTCTGGGCGTGAAGAACCTCGGCCCCTTCGGCAGCGGCTGGGTGCTGTATGGTAAGGACAAGCCTGCCTTTATCGTCGCCAGGCCCGGCAATGGTGAAGCGCCCTCCGGCAATGGCGTGACCATCGGTTTTGCCGCTGCCACGCCGGCGCAGGTCGATGCCTTCCATGCCGCGGGCCTTGCCGCAGGCGGCAGTGATGAGGGCGCTCCGGGGGAGCGCGGCCATCTGCCCGGCGCCTATGCCGCCTATCTGCGCGATCCGGCGGGCAACAAGCTGTGCTCCTACGCCTTCACCGGCGGGAACTGACCCTCGGCATGGAACAGGTCAGCCTCAATCAGGCCTTTGGTGGCGCTCAAGGCGTCTATCGCCATGCCTCTGCCGTGTGCGGCGTGGACATGACCTTTTCGGTCTATGTCCCGCCCCATGCGCAAGGGGCGCGGCTACCGGTGGTGTGGTATCTTTCGGGGCTGACCTGCACCCATGCCAATGTCACCGAAAAGGGCGAGTTCCGGCGTGCATGCGCTGAACTCGGCCTGATCTTCGTGGCGCCGGACACCTCGCCGCGTGGCGAAGATGTGGCTGACGATCCGCAAGGCGCCTATGATTTCGGTCTGGGCGCGGGCTTCTATGTCGATGCCACACAGGCGCCCTTCGACAAGCATTACCGCATGGGAAGCTATATCACGCAGGAGCTGCCCGGCCTGATTGCCGAGCATTTTCCGGCAGATATGGAGCGCCAGTCGATCATGGGGCATAGCATGGGCGGCCATGGCGCGCTGACCATCGGCCTGACCCACCCCGAGCGTTTCAAGGCGGTCTCGGCCTTTGCGCCCATCGTGGCGCCATCGCAGGTGCCCTGGGGGCACAAGGCGCTGGGCGGCTATCTGGGGCAGGACCGCGCAGCATGGCGCCGCCACGATGCGGTCGCGCTGATCGAGGATGGTGCGCGCCTGCCCGATCTGCTGGTCGATCAGGGCGAGGCCGACCAGTTTCTGGCCGAGCAGCTCCGCACCGATCTGCTGCGCGATGTCTGCGCCCGTACCGGGCAGCAGGCCACCATCCGCATGCAGCCGGGCTATGACCATTCCTACTATTTCATCGCGAGCTTTATGGCCGATCATCTCGCCTGGCACGCCGAACGCATGCGCTGACAGAGGCAGATTATGGCCAATCTCTATGTGATCGATCTCAATGGCGTGGAAACGCAGATCAAGGCAGCCCCCGGCATCACCCTGATGGAGGCGCTGCGCGATCATGGTTTCGATGATCTGCTGGCATTGTGCGGGGGCTGCTGCTCCT
The Novosphingobium terrae DNA segment above includes these coding regions:
- a CDS encoding VOC family protein, whose protein sequence is MTMSVISGDGVFSHVFIGAADLEASTRFYDDVLGALGVKNLGPFGSGWVLYGKDKPAFIVARPGNGEAPSGNGVTIGFAAATPAQVDAFHAAGLAAGGSDEGAPGERGHLPGAYAAYLRDPAGNKLCSYAFTGGN
- the fghA gene encoding S-formylglutathione hydrolase, with amino-acid sequence MEQVSLNQAFGGAQGVYRHASAVCGVDMTFSVYVPPHAQGARLPVVWYLSGLTCTHANVTEKGEFRRACAELGLIFVAPDTSPRGEDVADDPQGAYDFGLGAGFYVDATQAPFDKHYRMGSYITQELPGLIAEHFPADMERQSIMGHSMGGHGALTIGLTHPERFKAVSAFAPIVAPSQVPWGHKALGGYLGQDRAAWRRHDAVALIEDGARLPDLLVDQGEADQFLAEQLRTDLLRDVCARTGQQATIRMQPGYDHSYYFIASFMADHLAWHAERMR
- a CDS encoding ketosteroid isomerase-related protein — protein: MSAIALLERYYAAFNAGDRPAMLACLTDDVAHDINQGERQTGKAAFTAFLAHMDRCYAEQLSDITLMAHTDGTRAAAEFTVHGQYLATDEGLPEATGQRYVLPAGAFFTLRDGLICRISVYYNLPEWTRQVSL